A single region of the Nisaea sediminum genome encodes:
- a CDS encoding ABC transporter permease: MLRFIQFVCTRAAMAVVTLLLVSFIVFTLMELVPANCAERYLAFKNTQGEQISIENIRAEEQRLGLDKPYIQRWASWVGNVFFRGDFGDSCILRVNINQLLGEKIWISLGICFVALLVAYLIALPVGIISATVSSPSLNNGLRLVSYLGLALPNFLLALMIMLFSTMVFGDTLTGMFSKEFRDAPWSWERVLDFLSHAWLPIFILGWSATAFALQTVRALMSDEYGKLYVTAARARGVHGRALLWRYPARHALGPIINSLGFDLNRVFNELPIVAVILTLSEAGALLLEGLARSNDQQLAGAIIFMLTASIVSLNFLTDVLLSIIDPRVRKSVMGG; this comes from the coding sequence ATGCTGAGGTTCATTCAATTCGTCTGCACGCGCGCGGCCATGGCCGTGGTCACGCTGCTTCTGGTTTCCTTTATCGTCTTCACGCTGATGGAGCTGGTGCCGGCGAACTGTGCCGAGCGCTATCTCGCCTTCAAGAACACCCAGGGCGAGCAGATCAGCATCGAGAACATTCGCGCCGAGGAACAGCGCCTCGGCCTCGACAAGCCCTACATCCAGCGCTGGGCGAGCTGGGTCGGGAACGTCTTCTTCCGGGGGGATTTCGGCGACAGCTGCATTCTGCGCGTGAACATCAACCAGCTGCTCGGCGAGAAGATCTGGATCTCGCTCGGGATCTGTTTTGTCGCGCTTCTGGTCGCCTATCTGATCGCCTTGCCGGTCGGGATCATATCCGCGACGGTCTCCAGTCCGTCGCTGAATAACGGTCTGCGCCTCGTGTCCTATCTCGGCCTGGCGCTGCCCAACTTCCTGCTCGCGTTGATGATCATGCTGTTCTCGACCATGGTGTTCGGCGACACCCTGACCGGCATGTTCTCGAAGGAGTTCCGCGACGCGCCCTGGTCCTGGGAGCGGGTCCTCGATTTCCTGTCGCATGCCTGGCTGCCGATCTTCATTCTCGGCTGGTCGGCGACCGCCTTCGCGCTGCAAACCGTGCGGGCGCTGATGTCGGACGAATACGGCAAGCTCTATGTCACCGCGGCACGGGCGCGCGGCGTGCACGGACGCGCGCTGCTCTGGCGCTATCCCGCGCGCCATGCGCTCGGCCCGATCATCAATTCGCTCGGCTTCGACCTGAACCGGGTCTTCAACGAGCTGCCGATCGTCGCCGTCATCCTCACGCTTTCGGAAGCGGGGGCGCTGCTCCTCGAGGGGCTCGCGCGCTCAAACGACCAGCAGCTCGCCGGTGCGATCATCTTCATGCTGACCGCCTCCATCGTCTCGCTGAACTTCCTGACGGACGTGCTGCTGTCGATCATCGACCCGCGCGTCCGCAAGAGCGTGATGGGAGGCTGA
- a CDS encoding ABC transporter permease: MVDQTVTAAPAKSADQKSKEAYFTASQAQLVWARFKKNRAAVVAGGVLIAIILMGLFAPFLSPYDPTIAGRDKDYQNGAPQIPMFCDHNGCSLRPFLHTLERTRSIKTNFRWVTTVNTEKRRYVTFFPSGWEYRLFSVQIDLPGDTFDINIPGFKMTTHLFGIDEGGIHLFGTDHGGKDIFSRTLHAIYTSLAVGTIGVFISFVLALIIGGTSGYFGGVTDGVLQMITDAVRTVPAIPLFMALAAFVPDEWSSEARFFFISIILGFIGWPTLARRVRTHLLTERNQEYVLAAKLCGASAGHIIGRHLLPSFTSYIIVDLVISFPYMVLSETALSFIGLGLKEPVNSLGVMLQNVTSADVLLNYQWYFIPVIFFVGMVLAFVFVGDGLRDAADPYSDHK, translated from the coding sequence ATGGTCGACCAAACCGTCACCGCGGCACCCGCCAAGAGCGCCGATCAGAAATCGAAGGAAGCCTATTTCACCGCGAGCCAGGCCCAGCTCGTCTGGGCCCGTTTCAAGAAGAACCGGGCGGCGGTGGTGGCCGGCGGTGTGCTGATCGCGATCATCCTGATGGGGCTCTTCGCGCCGTTTCTCTCGCCCTACGATCCGACCATCGCGGGACGTGACAAGGACTACCAGAACGGCGCGCCGCAGATCCCGATGTTCTGCGATCACAACGGCTGCTCGCTCCGGCCTTTCCTGCACACGCTGGAGCGGACCCGTTCCATCAAGACAAACTTCCGCTGGGTCACGACGGTCAACACGGAGAAGCGGCGCTACGTCACCTTCTTCCCGAGCGGCTGGGAATACCGGTTGTTCAGCGTCCAGATCGATTTGCCGGGCGACACGTTCGACATCAACATTCCCGGCTTCAAGATGACCACGCATCTCTTCGGCATCGACGAGGGCGGGATCCATCTCTTCGGGACCGATCACGGCGGCAAGGATATCTTCTCGCGCACCCTGCACGCGATCTACACCTCGCTCGCGGTCGGTACGATCGGCGTCTTCATCAGTTTCGTGCTCGCGCTGATCATCGGCGGAACCTCAGGCTATTTCGGAGGTGTCACCGACGGCGTGCTGCAGATGATCACGGATGCTGTCCGGACGGTGCCGGCGATCCCGCTCTTCATGGCGCTGGCGGCTTTCGTACCGGATGAATGGAGCTCTGAAGCGCGCTTCTTCTTCATCTCCATCATCCTCGGCTTCATCGGCTGGCCGACTCTGGCGCGCCGTGTCCGCACGCATCTGCTGACCGAGCGGAACCAGGAATACGTACTGGCTGCCAAGCTCTGCGGCGCCTCGGCGGGCCACATCATCGGCCGACACCTGCTGCCGAGTTTCACCAGCTACATCATCGTCGATCTGGTGATCTCCTTCCCCTACATGGTGCTCTCGGAGACGGCGCTCAGCTTCATCGGGCTCGGCCTGAAGGAGCCGGTGAACTCGCTCGGCGTGATGCTGCAGAACGTTACCAGCGCGGACGTGCTGTTGAATTACCAGTGGTACTTCATCCCGGTCATCTTCTTCGTCGGCATGGTGCTCGCCTTCGTCTTCGTCGGCGACGGGCTGCGCGACGCGGCCGACCCCTATTCGGATCACAAGTGA
- a CDS encoding ABC transporter ATP-binding protein has translation MTAPLLSVRDLTVQFRTDEGLITTVDDVSFDISAGEVLGLVGESGSGKSVTAKSLMKLNPGNTVYGPESRITLNLEDGPVDVLSLKSARELNVVRGGAISMIFQEPMASFAPAITIGDQMVEQLLLHSSLNKKQARELSIEMLDRVGISDAGKRVDQYAFEFSGGMRQRAMIAMALSTKPKLLIADEPTTALDVTIQAQVIDLMKDLVDDFGMAILFITHDLGVIAQTADRVAVMYLGRVMETGSVREVIRTPAHPYTQGLLNALPKLERLDEPLTPVPGDIPSPLERPEGCVFHTRCPKMVPGTCDSLRPDAVAVSKSHSAACVTVESAMEAAS, from the coding sequence ATGACGGCTCCGCTTCTTTCCGTGCGCGACCTGACGGTTCAGTTCAGGACTGACGAGGGTCTCATCACGACCGTTGACGACGTCTCCTTCGACATCTCGGCGGGCGAGGTTCTGGGCCTTGTCGGCGAGAGCGGGTCCGGCAAGTCGGTGACCGCGAAGTCGCTGATGAAGCTCAATCCCGGCAACACGGTTTACGGGCCGGAAAGCCGGATTACCCTCAATCTTGAAGACGGGCCGGTCGACGTGCTCTCCCTGAAGAGCGCGCGGGAGCTGAACGTGGTCCGCGGCGGCGCCATCTCGATGATCTTCCAGGAGCCGATGGCGAGCTTCGCGCCGGCGATCACCATCGGCGACCAGATGGTCGAACAGCTGCTGCTGCACTCCTCATTGAACAAGAAGCAGGCGCGGGAGCTCTCTATCGAGATGCTGGACCGGGTCGGGATCTCCGATGCCGGCAAGCGCGTCGACCAGTATGCCTTCGAGTTCTCCGGTGGGATGCGCCAGCGCGCGATGATCGCGATGGCGCTCTCGACCAAGCCGAAACTGCTGATCGCGGACGAGCCGACGACGGCGCTGGACGTCACCATCCAGGCGCAGGTGATCGATTTGATGAAGGATCTGGTCGACGATTTCGGCATGGCGATCCTCTTCATCACACACGATCTCGGTGTGATCGCGCAGACCGCCGACCGGGTCGCGGTGATGTATCTCGGTCGCGTGATGGAGACCGGCAGCGTGCGCGAGGTGATCCGCACGCCGGCCCATCCCTATACCCAGGGCCTGCTCAACGCGTTGCCGAAGCTGGAGAGGCTGGACGAGCCTCTGACGCCGGTTCCGGGCGACATTCCGAGCCCTCTGGAGCGGCCGGAAGGTTGCGTCTTCCACACCCGCTGTCCGAAGATGGTTCCGGGAACCTGCGACAGTCTGCGGCCGGACGCCGTGGCCGTCTCGAAAAGCCATTCGGCGGCCTGTGTCACCGTCGAATCCGCCATGGAGGCCGCATCGTGA
- a CDS encoding ABC transporter ATP-binding protein yields the protein MSAQSHIQVNRLSVHYGIGGSLFGGGGVLKAVDDISLEIPRGSFFGLVGESGSGKTTLGRAILKAAPISEGEVRYVDEEVDYDVGQLGKKELKDYRRRTQLIFQDPYAALSPRMTVRDIIAEPLEVMKLTRTRAETDERVREIAAKCRLNLEHLRRFPHAFSGGQRQRISIARALVCEPKFLVADESVAALDVSIQADILNLLKSLQKDMDITFLFISHDLSVVAHTCDCVAVMYLGAIVEMAPSRELFTAPKHPYTKALLSAIPSLDPDDRGKAQKLEGEIPSPLNKPSGCRFHTRCPIATARCAAETPEWKAHAPGHFAACHFAE from the coding sequence GTGAGCGCCCAGAGCCACATCCAGGTGAACCGTCTCTCCGTCCATTATGGCATCGGTGGCAGCCTCTTCGGAGGCGGCGGCGTGCTCAAGGCGGTGGACGATATCAGCCTCGAGATCCCGCGTGGCTCGTTCTTCGGGCTGGTTGGCGAGAGTGGGTCGGGCAAGACGACGCTCGGGCGTGCGATCCTGAAGGCCGCGCCGATCTCCGAAGGGGAGGTGCGGTATGTCGACGAGGAGGTCGATTACGATGTCGGTCAGCTCGGCAAGAAGGAGCTGAAGGACTATCGCAGGCGAACCCAGCTGATCTTTCAGGACCCGTACGCGGCGCTCAGCCCGCGCATGACCGTGCGCGACATCATCGCCGAGCCGCTGGAGGTGATGAAACTGACCAGGACCCGTGCGGAGACCGACGAGCGGGTGCGCGAAATCGCGGCGAAATGCAGGCTCAATCTTGAACATCTGAGACGCTTCCCGCACGCCTTCTCCGGCGGTCAGCGCCAGCGTATCTCGATCGCGCGGGCGCTGGTCTGCGAGCCCAAATTCCTGGTGGCGGACGAGAGCGTCGCCGCGCTCGACGTCTCGATCCAGGCGGACATCCTCAATCTTCTGAAGTCCCTTCAGAAGGACATGGACATCACCTTCCTCTTCATCAGCCACGATCTCAGCGTCGTCGCCCATACCTGCGACTGCGTGGCGGTGATGTATCTCGGTGCGATCGTGGAGATGGCGCCGAGCCGCGAGCTCTTCACCGCGCCGAAGCACCCCTATACCAAGGCCCTGCTTTCCGCGATCCCGTCGCTCGATCCGGACGACCGGGGCAAGGCGCAGAAGCTGGAAGGGGAGATTCCGTCTCCGCTCAACAAGCCGAGCGGCTGCCGTTTCCACACCCGCTGCCCGATCGCGACCGCACGCTGCGCGGCGGAGACGCCCGAGTGGAAAGCGCATGCGCCGGGGCATTTCGCCGCCTGCCACTTCGCGGAATAG
- a CDS encoding DUF7666 domain-containing protein codes for MTDQNGSAGLLAWHFVDEELRDGRQVPSDGERLEHGAPVALCQSGLHASERVIDALKFAPGNTICRVECDGVSARQDDKLVCAARTILWRVEGEDLLREFARKVALDVAGLWEMPADVRKFLETGNENFRVSARAEARELSRNYVLADKVTAAAAAEAARAAAARTHEARATALAAAWAANKARGDAETWARYDSLLESLVEAARTASGDEDEWGDFADELEMEIG; via the coding sequence ATGACAGACCAGAACGGATCCGCGGGACTGCTCGCTTGGCACTTCGTCGACGAGGAACTGCGCGACGGGCGCCAGGTCCCGTCCGATGGCGAAAGGCTGGAACATGGCGCGCCGGTCGCGCTCTGCCAGTCCGGGCTGCACGCCTCCGAGCGGGTGATCGACGCGCTCAAGTTCGCTCCGGGAAACACGATCTGCCGCGTCGAATGCGACGGGGTGTCCGCGCGTCAGGACGACAAGCTGGTCTGCGCCGCGCGCACCATTCTCTGGCGCGTCGAAGGCGAGGACCTGCTCAGGGAATTCGCCCGCAAGGTCGCGCTCGACGTTGCCGGTCTCTGGGAGATGCCGGCGGACGTCCGGAAGTTTCTTGAAACCGGCAACGAGAACTTCCGCGTCTCTGCCCGTGCCGAGGCGCGAGAGCTTTCGCGCAACTACGTTCTGGCCGACAAGGTGACGGCCGCCGCCGCCGCCGAGGCCGCGCGCGCCGCCGCAGCCCGCACGCACGAAGCCCGCGCGACCGCTCTGGCAGCCGCCTGGGCCGCGAACAAGGCGCGCGGCGATGCCGAAACCTGGGCGCGCTATGACAGCCTCCTCGAAAGCCTCGTCGAAGCCGCGCGGACCGCATCGGGCGACGAGGATGAATGGGGCGATTTCGCCGATGAACTCGAGATGGAGATCGGCTGA
- a CDS encoding response regulator: MAKVLIVDDSRLVRLTIKTILDRAEGMEVVGEAENGREGVDMAKELNPDVVTLDIEMPVMNGIECLRRLRILSPAKVIVLSSLTHPASPKAVEARLVGADAVIGKPSGSVSRDVDASGGNLLVETIHRVMGSGGQVSA, translated from the coding sequence ATGGCCAAGGTTCTGATTGTCGATGATTCCCGTCTGGTGCGCCTGACGATCAAGACGATCCTCGATCGCGCCGAGGGTATGGAAGTCGTCGGCGAGGCCGAGAACGGCCGTGAGGGCGTGGACATGGCGAAGGAACTCAACCCGGACGTGGTGACGCTCGATATCGAGATGCCGGTCATGAATGGCATCGAGTGCCTGCGCCGGTTGCGCATTCTCTCTCCGGCCAAGGTGATCGTGCTCTCATCCCTCACGCATCCCGCCTCCCCGAAAGCGGTGGAGGCGCGTCTCGTCGGGGCCGATGCGGTGATCGGAAAGCCGTCCGGTTCTGTCAGCCGGGACGTCGATGCGAGCGGCGGCAACCTTCTGGTCGAGACGATCCACCGGGTCATGGGCTCGGGCGGGCAGGTGTCGGCATGA
- a CDS encoding chemotaxis protein CheW yields the protein MNAVESAYESQKIPVLLFQSDDRRYGVMLSSVREVVEIEDMEPIEGEDPEYIGVMVLRKEPIPLVVVRAGAHDPETDLPMCIVLQRGHAVIGLAVQKIIGIRNFDPAHPTKGLTASEQPQHAYLDENGKIVQAVDPDRWFNAQNMLPLLADQRALRLVPDKTEKVEKARKTYMALTVRNHLYAVDSSLVERALDDVGTTPLPKRPGVRLDSVIEVSGSVLPVLRLTEGGFESQKIHIIVNFFDQKWAIATEQVLGIVSDESPVGPATDETQARVISHKGAFHEVIDLAALIAQSVPDFVRSDGRG from the coding sequence ATGAACGCGGTCGAGAGCGCATACGAATCCCAGAAGATCCCGGTCCTGCTGTTCCAGTCGGACGACCGCCGCTATGGCGTGATGCTGTCCAGCGTCCGCGAGGTGGTCGAGATCGAGGACATGGAACCGATCGAGGGCGAGGATCCCGAATATATCGGCGTCATGGTGCTTCGGAAGGAGCCGATCCCCCTGGTCGTGGTGCGCGCCGGCGCGCACGATCCGGAGACCGACCTGCCGATGTGCATCGTGCTGCAGCGCGGCCATGCGGTCATCGGGCTGGCGGTGCAGAAGATCATCGGCATCCGCAATTTCGATCCCGCCCATCCGACGAAAGGCCTGACGGCATCCGAGCAGCCGCAGCACGCCTATCTCGATGAGAACGGCAAGATCGTGCAGGCGGTCGATCCGGACCGCTGGTTCAACGCGCAGAACATGCTGCCGCTCCTCGCCGACCAGCGCGCGCTGCGCCTCGTTCCGGACAAGACGGAAAAGGTCGAGAAGGCGCGCAAGACCTATATGGCACTGACGGTGAGGAACCACCTCTATGCCGTCGATTCCAGCTTGGTCGAGCGCGCTCTGGACGATGTCGGCACGACGCCGCTGCCGAAACGGCCGGGCGTCCGGCTCGACTCCGTGATCGAGGTGAGCGGCAGCGTGCTGCCGGTGCTGCGCCTGACCGAAGGCGGGTTCGAAAGCCAGAAAATCCATATCATCGTGAATTTCTTCGACCAGAAATGGGCGATCGCGACCGAACAGGTGCTCGGCATCGTCTCCGACGAAAGCCCGGTGGGCCCTGCAACGGACGAGACCCAGGCGCGGGTGATCTCGCACAAGGGTGCGTTCCACGAAGTGATCGACCTCGCGGCATTGATCGCGCAATCGGTGCCCGATTTCGTGCGCTCCGACGGAAGAGGGTGA
- a CDS encoding chemotaxis protein CheA has translation MSGFDDGPGAEMWELFEQESEDYLGQIESLLSGSASDLMNPETMSALFRAMHSLKGVSASLGLTGIELVAHHAEDLLDLFRNGEAQPDEATRDLLLQTADTLIALRENCVGDRVDAPADMHLVAQLSQAKAQLKSGGAVQPPQAAPQPAPEPAAAAPEPAPTPAPTPPPPPVQEEEEDAAPAGQMSMQVSQAPADPSEPEFQPETVEPFAEVVKSELGQLAEALESPELESLDTQGISSSILAIREMANEVGYLGIATVLDGVAELLRDSDSLDKTELTRGLCIFVHRLRVLSELAESGISMEDVDDSMSPHISREARDVVDRLSVAGGAPRDWELVGILARALGVQRISALARLSSELTIQEGWQDRPGALDVLDEIRRESQVIGIEGLNVASLDMRRETYDRLRDRMALLLTNAEAAVAELRTSLGDEIFNSLSPDARQQIADYLKEPNANLLEIQAKLPDGPASTQQIMERIYQERVMSNRVLVDIDPELYQFLIGIKGSADPLMASLQGIGGAAQALQSWAVLASNPVQTAAAAPAQTPPQPQPAQPAAEEPANVMHIGDDWTVGKTSRPAAPPPPPQQQAPRQTPPPQPSAPSVQHAPSAAPVPPPLAAEQSQLQPVTSEGAVPAERTEGGAPSRNVGGGSLRVSSELVDNYLDTVAELRLCISRIEQGASEAGFASTIAELRSVAKQTGARKAERLNLAASHIDEAGKVLANQIAKAETTLRMLHSVTLQLRVVPISIVLGRMPRLVRDLSRSLGKQVNLEVEDGDIQIDKSMVDALMEPMVHMIRNAMDHGIEPADERVRLGKPEKATLTLEATQNGNVAQIMIADDGRGLNTGRIRAKAIERGLISDQDASRMSEREIQRLIFAPGFSTAAAVTETSGRGVGMDVVLTTIRRLGGAIDIDSVEGEGTKFYLSFPVSAALQRIVVVTDGERDLGLPERAIVEVIEVRRSAIQEVGELAGIQHRDGFLPVRSIETMLGWETPEVAANQTAMPVVIIGTPQRRVGVAVSRVKRRQEVFMKELHPALNAVDVLAGATVMGEGQPLLVLDPETLIAIAGG, from the coding sequence ATGAGCGGATTCGACGACGGTCCCGGCGCGGAAATGTGGGAGCTCTTCGAGCAGGAGAGCGAGGATTATCTCGGTCAGATCGAGAGCCTGCTGTCCGGCAGTGCCTCCGATCTGATGAATCCGGAGACCATGAGCGCGCTGTTCCGCGCGATGCATTCCCTCAAAGGCGTTTCCGCGTCGCTCGGCCTGACGGGCATCGAGCTTGTCGCGCATCATGCCGAGGATCTGCTGGATCTGTTCCGCAACGGCGAGGCGCAGCCCGACGAGGCGACGCGGGATCTGCTGCTGCAGACCGCGGATACGCTGATCGCCCTCCGCGAAAACTGCGTCGGCGACCGCGTCGATGCGCCGGCGGACATGCATCTCGTCGCACAGTTGTCGCAGGCAAAAGCGCAACTGAAGAGCGGCGGCGCCGTGCAGCCTCCGCAGGCCGCACCGCAGCCTGCGCCCGAGCCGGCCGCCGCGGCACCGGAGCCTGCGCCAACTCCCGCACCGACTCCACCGCCTCCGCCGGTTCAGGAGGAAGAAGAGGACGCCGCGCCTGCCGGTCAGATGTCCATGCAGGTCTCCCAGGCGCCGGCCGATCCGTCGGAGCCCGAGTTCCAGCCGGAGACGGTTGAGCCTTTCGCCGAGGTGGTGAAGAGCGAGCTCGGCCAGCTCGCGGAAGCGCTTGAGAGCCCTGAGCTTGAGAGCCTCGATACGCAGGGCATATCGAGCTCGATCCTGGCGATCCGGGAAATGGCGAACGAGGTCGGCTATCTTGGCATCGCGACGGTTCTCGACGGCGTCGCCGAACTTCTGCGCGACTCGGACAGTCTGGACAAGACAGAGCTTACCCGCGGTCTCTGTATCTTCGTTCACCGGCTCCGCGTTCTCTCCGAGCTCGCCGAGTCCGGGATCTCGATGGAAGACGTGGACGATTCCATGTCGCCGCATATCTCCCGCGAAGCGCGCGACGTGGTCGACCGCCTGTCGGTCGCGGGCGGGGCGCCGCGGGACTGGGAACTGGTCGGCATTCTCGCCCGCGCGCTTGGTGTGCAGCGGATATCGGCCCTCGCGCGTCTCTCCAGCGAACTGACGATCCAGGAAGGCTGGCAGGACCGGCCGGGTGCGCTCGACGTGCTCGACGAGATCCGCCGCGAAAGCCAGGTGATCGGGATCGAGGGACTGAACGTCGCCTCGCTCGACATGCGCCGGGAAACCTACGATCGCCTGCGCGACCGCATGGCGCTGCTGCTGACCAACGCCGAGGCGGCGGTTGCGGAGCTCAGGACCTCGCTCGGCGACGAGATCTTCAACTCGCTGTCCCCGGATGCGCGCCAGCAGATCGCCGACTATCTGAAGGAACCGAACGCCAATCTGCTCGAGATCCAGGCCAAGCTGCCGGACGGGCCGGCCTCGACCCAGCAGATCATGGAGCGGATCTACCAGGAACGCGTGATGTCGAACCGCGTCCTGGTCGATATCGATCCGGAGCTCTACCAGTTCCTGATCGGGATCAAGGGCTCGGCGGATCCATTGATGGCGTCGCTGCAGGGCATCGGCGGCGCGGCGCAGGCGCTGCAATCCTGGGCCGTTCTTGCCAGCAACCCGGTTCAGACCGCGGCGGCAGCACCGGCACAGACCCCGCCGCAACCTCAACCGGCGCAGCCCGCGGCCGAAGAGCCGGCGAACGTGATGCATATCGGCGATGACTGGACAGTCGGGAAGACCTCCCGTCCGGCCGCGCCGCCTCCGCCGCCGCAACAGCAGGCGCCGCGGCAGACCCCGCCGCCTCAGCCGAGCGCGCCGTCGGTGCAGCACGCTCCTTCCGCGGCACCGGTACCTCCGCCTCTGGCTGCCGAGCAATCCCAGCTTCAGCCGGTCACGTCCGAAGGTGCGGTGCCGGCCGAGCGGACCGAAGGCGGAGCGCCGAGCCGGAATGTCGGCGGCGGTTCGCTCCGTGTTTCGTCGGAACTGGTGGACAATTACCTCGACACCGTCGCGGAACTTCGGCTCTGCATCTCCCGCATCGAGCAGGGCGCCTCGGAAGCCGGTTTTGCCAGCACCATCGCGGAGCTCCGTTCCGTCGCCAAGCAGACCGGCGCGCGCAAAGCCGAGCGGCTGAACCTCGCGGCGAGCCATATCGACGAAGCAGGCAAGGTGCTCGCGAACCAGATCGCGAAAGCCGAAACGACGCTGCGGATGCTGCATTCCGTCACGCTGCAGCTCCGGGTCGTGCCGATCAGCATCGTCCTCGGACGGATGCCGCGCCTGGTCCGGGATTTGTCCCGCAGCCTCGGAAAGCAGGTCAATCTCGAGGTCGAGGACGGGGATATCCAGATCGACAAGTCGATGGTCGATGCGCTCATGGAGCCGATGGTGCACATGATCCGCAACGCCATGGATCACGGCATCGAGCCGGCGGACGAACGTGTCCGCCTCGGCAAACCCGAGAAGGCGACGCTCACGCTCGAGGCGACTCAGAACGGCAACGTCGCGCAGATCATGATCGCCGACGACGGCCGAGGACTGAACACCGGACGCATCCGGGCGAAAGCGATCGAGCGCGGACTGATCTCGGATCAGGATGCGTCCCGGATGTCGGAGCGCGAGATCCAGCGCCTGATTTTCGCCCCGGGCTTCTCGACCGCGGCGGCAGTTACAGAGACCTCCGGCCGCGGGGTCGGCATGGACGTCGTGCTGACGACGATCCGGCGCCTCGGCGGGGCGATCGACATCGACAGCGTCGAGGGCGAGGGGACGAAGTTCTACCTCAGCTTCCCGGTCTCGGCGGCGCTGCAGCGGATCGTCGTGGTCACGGACGGCGAACGCGATCTCGGGTTGCCTGAACGCGCGATCGTCGAGGTGATCGAGGTGCGGCGCAGCGCGATCCAGGAAGTCGGTGAACTGGCCGGGATCCAGCATCGCGACGGCTTCCTGCCAGTGCGCTCCATCGAGACCATGCTGGGGTGGGAGACGCCGGAAGTCGCGGCAAACCAGACAGCCATGCCTGTGGTGATCATAGGCACGCCGCAGCGCCGGGTCGGCGTCGCGGTCTCCCGGGTGAAGCGCCGCCAGGAAGTCTTCATGAAGGAGCTGCATCCGGCGCTGAACGCTGTGGATGTGCTTGCGGGGGCGACGGTGATGGGCGAGGGGCAGCCGCTTCTCGTGCTCGATCCGGAAACGCTTATCGCGATCGCCGGCGGCTGA
- a CDS encoding CheB methylesterase domain-containing protein: MSASGEILVVALDPLLRKVVAENVTPFADGATVTSISQTRATPERLSGAAIVVLAARDADFAGLRSVFALVKAANRPTLLVTAGESGEGRAVAADLKIGGSDHIAIPELDIREELRAVSSKLESAIRQARRDRPRNAPAPVQPQAAPARAPMPSAPEKPRPVEDTGVPYLGTVICIGASTGGTDALLTVLSGLDRNCPPIAIVQHMPKDYVPDFAKRLDQSCRIDVELAHDGQALRPGLAVVAPGDRQFRLRKGNKGIWTALGESERIGGHCPAVDVMMKSAAQELGKKAVGVILTGMGRDGADGLLAMRQAGARTAAQDEETSIVYGMPKVAFEEKAADTVLPLQKIASWISGVTLQLPK; the protein is encoded by the coding sequence TTGAGTGCTTCCGGTGAAATCCTGGTCGTCGCCCTCGACCCGCTGTTGCGCAAGGTCGTGGCGGAAAACGTGACACCCTTTGCCGACGGCGCCACCGTTACGTCAATCTCCCAGACCCGCGCAACACCGGAACGCCTCTCGGGCGCCGCCATCGTTGTCCTCGCGGCGCGCGACGCAGACTTCGCCGGCTTGAGATCAGTTTTCGCGCTGGTGAAGGCGGCCAACCGCCCGACACTGCTCGTCACCGCCGGCGAAAGCGGCGAAGGCCGCGCCGTCGCGGCCGATCTCAAGATCGGTGGCTCCGACCATATCGCCATCCCTGAACTGGATATCCGCGAGGAACTCCGGGCCGTATCCTCCAAACTGGAATCGGCCATCCGGCAGGCACGGCGCGACCGTCCCCGGAACGCGCCCGCGCCTGTACAGCCGCAAGCGGCCCCCGCCCGCGCGCCGATGCCCAGCGCGCCGGAGAAACCGCGGCCTGTCGAGGATACCGGGGTTCCCTATCTCGGAACGGTGATCTGCATCGGCGCCTCGACCGGCGGTACAGACGCGCTGCTCACGGTGCTCTCCGGGCTCGACCGGAACTGCCCGCCGATCGCCATCGTGCAGCATATGCCGAAGGACTATGTTCCCGATTTCGCCAAGCGACTGGATCAGTCCTGCCGCATCGATGTTGAACTGGCGCATGACGGTCAGGCGCTACGGCCCGGCCTCGCCGTCGTCGCCCCGGGCGACCGTCAGTTCAGGCTGCGCAAGGGCAACAAGGGGATCTGGACCGCACTGGGCGAGAGCGAACGGATCGGTGGACATTGTCCGGCGGTCGACGTGATGATGAAATCGGCCGCGCAGGAACTGGGCAAGAAGGCTGTCGGCGTGATCCTGACCGGTATGGGGCGCGACGGCGCGGACGGCTTGCTCGCCATGCGTCAGGCCGGTGCCCGCACCGCCGCCCAGGACGAGGAAACCTCCATCGTCTACGGCATGCCCAAGGTCGCGTTCGAGGAAAAGGCGGCGGATACAGTCCTGCCGCTGCAGAAGATCGCGAGCTGGATCTCCGGCGTCACGCTTCAGCTGCCGAAATAG